In the genome of Chaetodon auriga isolate fChaAug3 chromosome 15, fChaAug3.hap1, whole genome shotgun sequence, one region contains:
- the dynll2b gene encoding dynein, light chain, LC8-type 2b has protein sequence MSDRKAVIKNADMSDEMQQDAVDCAMQAMEKYNIEKDIAAYVKKEFDKKYNPTWHCIVGRNFGSYVTHETKHFIYFYLGQVAILLFKSG, from the exons ATGTCTGACAGGAAGGCAGTGATAAAGAATGCAGACATGTCTGATGAAATGCAGCAGGACGCTGTGGACTGTGCCATGCAGGCTATGGAAAAGTACAACATAGAGAAGGACATCGCCGCCTATGTCAAAAAG GAGTTTGACAAGAAGTACAACCCCACATGGCATTGCATAGTTGGCAGGAACTTTGGCAGCTACGTGACGCACGAGACGAAGCATTTCATCTACTTCTACCTGGGCCAAGTGGCCATTCTGCTCTTCAAGTCAGGCTGA
- the LOC143332764 gene encoding serine/arginine-rich splicing factor 1B, which yields MSGGGVIRGPAGSNDCRIYVGNLPPDIRTKDVEDVFYKYGLIRDIDLKNRRGGPPFAFVEFEDPRDAEDAVYGRDGYDYDGYRLRVEFPRSGRGGGRGGGGGALGAPRGRYGPPSRRSEYRVIVSGLPPSGSWQDLKDHMREAGDVCYADVYRDGTGVVDFVRKEDMTYAVRKLDNTKFRSHEGETAYIRVKTDGPRSPSYGRSRSGSRSRSRSNSGSRSYSPHRSRGSPRYSPRRSRSRSRT from the exons ATGTCTGGTGGAGGTGTCATTCGAGGGCCAGCGGGGAGTAACGACTGTCGGATATACGTGGGGAATCTCCCACCTGACATCCGGACCAAAGACGTCGAGGATGTCTTTTATAAATACGGACTCATTCGGGATATCGACCTGAAAAACCGACGAGGAGGACCACCGTTTGCCTTCGTGGAATTCGAGGACCCGAG GGACGCAGAAGATGCCGTTTATGGACGTGATGGTTACGACTACGATGGCTACCGTCTGCGTGTTGAGTTCCCTCGAAGTGGACGTGGAGGTGGtaggggaggtggtggtggagcttTAGGAGCCCCAAGGGGAAGGTATGGCCCCCCTTCACGACGCTCCGAGTACAGGGTTATAGTCTCAG gTCTCCCCCCCAGTGGAAGCTGGCAGGACCTGAAGGATCACATGCGGGAGGCAGGTGATGTATGTTATGCTGATGTGTACCGTGATGGCACCGGAGTGGTGGATTTTGTACGCAAAGAAGACATGACCTACGCTGTCCGCAAGCTGGATAACACTAAGTTTCGCTCTCATGAG ggaGAGACGGCCTACATTCGCGTGAAGACGGACGGTCCTCGCAGCCCCAGCTATGGTCGCTCCCGCTCTGGTAGCCGCAGTCGAAGCCGGAGCAACAGCGGGTCGCGCAGCTACTCCCCACATCGCAGCAGAGGGTCTCCACGTTACTCACCGCGGCGTTCCCGCTCGCGCTCTCGCACTTAG